Proteins from one Candidatus Roseilinea sp. genomic window:
- a CDS encoding sugar ABC transporter substrate-binding protein translates to MTVVRKPALWASALLVGALAATTFAASPAQAADPQQGGAKWCQGVRIRFFVGGDPGDAFASIVYKGAQQAEADLGPKVEYVFSGWQPEKMVSQLRDAIAAKPDGIAMMGHAGDDAIMPLAEQASKAGIIMMYQNVDVPKVRAKFGGGYVGANLYPQGEALGQEAIRTLGLKKGDTALVFGAWGQPGRFIREQGTADALIKAGMKVITVASPPAVATDPGLLIPQITGAFGKNPNIKLIVYAGGQTLGAAPTYMRAINKKPGEVFNIGFDTSPAIIDAFDKGYVQLTSDQQPFLQGYLPIQSICLTKKFGFAPLNVDTGAGFVNAKNYKSVADLAKKGLR, encoded by the coding sequence ATGACTGTTGTACGTAAACCTGCTTTGTGGGCGTCCGCGCTGCTCGTCGGCGCGCTCGCCGCGACGACGTTTGCCGCTTCTCCCGCACAAGCTGCTGACCCTCAGCAAGGCGGCGCCAAGTGGTGCCAAGGAGTGCGCATCCGCTTCTTCGTGGGCGGCGACCCCGGCGATGCCTTCGCCTCGATCGTCTACAAAGGCGCGCAGCAAGCCGAGGCCGATCTCGGCCCGAAGGTGGAATACGTCTTCTCCGGCTGGCAGCCTGAAAAGATGGTCTCGCAGTTGCGCGACGCTATCGCCGCCAAGCCGGACGGCATCGCGATGATGGGCCACGCCGGCGACGACGCCATCATGCCGTTGGCTGAACAGGCCTCCAAAGCCGGCATCATCATGATGTATCAGAACGTGGACGTACCGAAGGTGCGCGCCAAATTTGGCGGCGGCTACGTCGGCGCCAACCTGTATCCGCAAGGCGAAGCCTTGGGTCAGGAAGCCATTCGCACGCTTGGCCTGAAGAAAGGCGACACTGCGCTGGTGTTCGGCGCGTGGGGGCAACCCGGCCGCTTCATCCGCGAACAAGGCACCGCCGACGCCCTGATCAAAGCTGGGATGAAAGTGATCACCGTGGCCAGCCCACCTGCTGTGGCGACCGACCCCGGATTGCTCATCCCGCAAATCACCGGGGCGTTTGGCAAGAACCCCAACATCAAGCTCATCGTGTATGCCGGCGGCCAGACGCTGGGCGCAGCGCCAACCTACATGCGCGCCATCAACAAGAAGCCCGGTGAGGTGTTCAACATCGGCTTCGACACCAGCCCGGCCATCATCGACGCCTTCGACAAGGGCTACGTGCAGCTCACCTCCGACCAGCAGCCCTTCTTGCAAGGCTACCTGCCGATCCAAAGCATATGCTTGACCAAGAAGTTCGGCTTCGCTCCGCTCAACGTGGACACCGGCGCTGGCTTCGTCAACGCCAAGAACTACAAGAGCGTCGCCGACCTGGCCAAGAAGGGGCTGCGGTGA
- a CDS encoding ribose ABC transporter permease → MEATAVSPKTHDRSAVRAWLDQNRRGLSAFAIFLGLWAFFLITAPGTFTDPQAYRAIFTTLPIDIILAASLVFVITSGESDLSFPSVFGLASYVFALLVSNEVSPVIALIAALIAGIICGLLNGLLITRIGLSSLVATLGMNFFLRGLINVLTQGIGIPLTMMVDTPFYNVLVGQIGEIPIMVIWAALVLAICVVLFNRHKLGAHVAIVGDNPESAKEMGISVARTKTLAYVIVGLCAAFAGVLSSLVNNTWWPTAGDGYLLRTLAAVFIGGTPTWGGVGTVIGAMFGAMSVGFIETGLIGAGLTAFWTQFAYGLVIILALIGHRFNQGRYR, encoded by the coding sequence ATGGAAGCAACTGCCGTTTCTCCTAAAACTCACGATCGCAGCGCCGTTCGCGCGTGGCTGGACCAAAATCGCCGCGGCCTGAGCGCGTTCGCCATCTTCCTCGGGCTGTGGGCCTTTTTCTTGATCACGGCGCCCGGCACGTTCACCGATCCACAAGCCTACCGCGCGATCTTCACCACCCTCCCCATCGACATCATCCTGGCAGCCTCGCTGGTCTTCGTCATCACCTCCGGTGAGAGCGACCTTTCCTTCCCCTCAGTCTTTGGCTTAGCCTCGTATGTGTTCGCCCTGCTGGTATCGAATGAGGTCTCGCCGGTGATCGCCTTGATCGCTGCGCTGATCGCCGGCATCATCTGCGGACTGCTCAACGGGCTGCTGATCACGCGCATCGGCCTCTCCTCGCTGGTAGCCACCTTGGGCATGAACTTCTTCCTGCGCGGCCTGATCAACGTGCTCACCCAAGGCATCGGCATTCCGTTGACGATGATGGTGGACACGCCGTTTTACAACGTCCTGGTCGGTCAGATCGGCGAGATCCCGATCATGGTCATCTGGGCTGCATTGGTGTTAGCGATCTGCGTCGTGCTGTTCAATCGTCACAAGCTGGGCGCCCATGTCGCCATCGTGGGCGATAACCCGGAAAGCGCCAAGGAGATGGGCATCAGCGTCGCGCGCACAAAGACCCTCGCCTACGTCATCGTCGGCCTGTGCGCCGCCTTCGCCGGCGTGCTGTCGTCGCTGGTCAACAACACCTGGTGGCCGACGGCCGGCGACGGTTACTTGCTGCGCACGCTGGCCGCAGTGTTCATCGGCGGCACCCCCACTTGGGGCGGCGTTGGCACCGTGATCGGCGCAATGTTTGGCGCCATGTCGGTCGGCTTTATCGAGACCGGGCTGATCGGTGCCGGCCTCACCGCCTTCTGGACGCAGTTCGCCTACGGCCTGGTGATCATCCTCGCCCTCATCGGCCACCGCTTCAACCAGGGACGTTATCGCTAA
- the gdh gene encoding glucose-1-dehydrogenase, whose product MSNLNLSNKVILITGGAGAIGQVIVRKLLEHGATVAVNDILSQEEAEAVLPKSEHLRYFQADAAHAASVAAMFDAVESALGLPNVVCCHAGMVAAHPVTAYPLSEYDKLMEVNVRAAFVVAQEAARRWIPRGVAGHLIFTTSWVQDVPWPEITPYTMSKSAMKAMMRGFARELADKGIRANAVAPGIVGVGLAKRQWDTDPSYRARASKAIPLGYLQTPESVADAFVFLCSDMASYMTGATLLVDGGCSLYPMD is encoded by the coding sequence ATGAGCAACCTGAACTTATCGAACAAGGTCATTCTGATCACCGGCGGCGCCGGCGCAATCGGTCAAGTGATCGTGCGCAAGCTGCTGGAGCACGGCGCGACGGTGGCCGTTAACGACATACTGTCGCAAGAAGAGGCCGAGGCCGTCCTGCCCAAGTCTGAGCACCTGCGCTACTTCCAGGCCGACGCTGCTCACGCCGCGTCGGTGGCGGCGATGTTCGATGCTGTCGAATCGGCACTGGGCCTGCCCAACGTGGTATGTTGTCACGCCGGCATGGTAGCCGCCCATCCGGTCACTGCGTACCCGCTGAGCGAATATGACAAACTGATGGAGGTCAACGTGCGCGCAGCATTCGTAGTAGCACAGGAAGCAGCGCGACGCTGGATCCCGCGCGGCGTGGCCGGCCACCTGATCTTCACCACTTCGTGGGTGCAAGACGTCCCCTGGCCGGAGATCACGCCCTACACCATGAGCAAAAGCGCCATGAAAGCCATGATGCGCGGCTTCGCGCGCGAACTGGCCGACAAGGGCATCCGCGCCAACGCCGTCGCGCCGGGCATCGTCGGCGTGGGCCTGGCCAAGCGACAGTGGGACACCGACCCCAGCTACCGCGCGCGCGCCTCAAAGGCCATTCCGTTGGGCTATTTGCAGACGCCGGAAAGCGTAGCCGATGCGTTCGTCTTCCTATGCTCCGACATGGCCAGTTATATGACCGGCGCGACGCTGCTGGTGGACGGCGGATGTAGCCTATATCCGATGGATTGA
- a CDS encoding sugar ABC transporter ATPase: protein MASPFIELKNIYKSYGNVNALNGVNLTIEEGRVLGLIGDNGAGKSTLIKLIAGVHGPDRGEMWVRGKKVTHWSVAQARAAGIETVFQDRALAEQQSIARNIFMGRELTNALGLIDVKRQREEAERLMRDIGFTSKVFSPDSRVLTLSGGERQGVAIARAIYFKAQLVILDEPTTALSLTESEKVFAFIRELRARGAASIFISHNIYHSYDVSDYFAILDRGTIVYTADKSEVPAAEVLIRKLQTVARHGTLDVAH, encoded by the coding sequence ATGGCCAGTCCATTCATCGAACTGAAGAACATCTACAAGTCGTATGGCAACGTCAACGCCCTAAACGGCGTCAACCTCACCATTGAGGAAGGCCGCGTGCTGGGGCTGATCGGCGACAATGGCGCAGGCAAGTCCACGCTCATCAAGCTGATCGCCGGCGTGCACGGCCCCGACCGCGGCGAGATGTGGGTGCGGGGTAAGAAGGTGACGCACTGGTCCGTTGCCCAAGCGCGCGCCGCCGGCATCGAGACCGTGTTCCAGGACCGCGCGCTGGCCGAACAACAAAGCATCGCGCGCAACATCTTCATGGGCCGCGAACTGACCAACGCGCTGGGATTGATTGATGTGAAGCGCCAACGCGAAGAGGCGGAGCGGCTGATGCGCGATATCGGCTTCACCTCGAAGGTGTTCTCGCCGGATTCGCGGGTCCTGACGCTCTCCGGCGGTGAACGCCAAGGCGTGGCCATCGCACGCGCCATCTACTTCAAAGCGCAACTGGTCATCTTGGACGAACCTACGACGGCGCTATCGCTGACCGAATCCGAAAAGGTGTTTGCGTTCATCCGCGAACTGCGCGCTCGCGGCGCGGCCAGCATCTTCATCAGCCACAACATTTATCACAGCTACGACGTCTCCGACTACTTCGCCATCCTCGACCGCGGCACCATCGTCTACACGGCGGACAAATCAGAGGTGCCTGCGGCCGAGGTATTGATTCGCAAGCTGCAGACGGTCGCACGGCATGGGACGCTCGACGTCGCGCATTGA
- the yicI gene encoding family 31 glucosidase encodes MDTFSRDGQALVVRFAEETVRIEPWGANALRVRATPNSSFTSDQLSALLPPMPTSVDVRIEGNRAVVRNGRIAAEVIVRKPLDWVDASGMDIGLRFLNAETGEELLAEASYHPSWPPPRYFRSVGDDLWRLEARFRAYAGERFYGLGQHQHGLLNQKGAVVELLQQNGEVSIPFLLSSRGYGFLWNNPAVGRVELGTNGTRWTAEATAQLDYWITAGATPAEIVRNYTAVTGRAPMLPEFASGFWQCKLRYRTQDELLRVARGYKERGLPLSVIVIDFFHWTKYGDWRFDPNCWPDPAGMVRELEQMGVKTMVSVWPALNPDSENFQRAMRAGWLLRTLRGQPAHMNFRDQYTDARVYLAYYDATHPEARRFIWEQVKQGYYDHGIKVYWLDACEPEMYPVQYDNLRYYVGDGRAVANLYPLCHAQAFYEGMRAQNETDIIFLARSAWAGSQRYGAAVWSGDIQSTWDALQAQVRAGLNIGLSGIPWWTTDIGGFYGGDVTSDYFRELIVRWFQYGAFCPLFRLHGYRLPYSDITASGGPNEVWEFGERAYRIVRDVMFMRERLRPYVMRLMREAHEHGDPPMRPLFYDFPADADAWAVEDAYMFGPDLLVAPVLHPSTAQREVYLPDGAHWTDAWNGQTFAGGQAVRVDAPLERIPLFLRDDARLPIRT; translated from the coding sequence ATGGACACTTTCTCCCGAGACGGGCAAGCGCTCGTCGTGCGCTTTGCCGAAGAAACCGTGCGCATCGAACCGTGGGGGGCAAACGCTCTGCGCGTGCGCGCCACGCCGAACTCATCTTTCACCAGCGATCAGCTCTCCGCGCTGTTGCCGCCGATGCCCACATCCGTGGACGTGCGCATCGAGGGCAATCGCGCCGTCGTGCGCAACGGCCGCATCGCGGCCGAGGTTATCGTGCGCAAGCCGCTGGATTGGGTAGATGCCAGCGGCATGGACATCGGCCTGCGCTTCCTGAACGCCGAGACAGGGGAGGAGCTGCTGGCCGAGGCCTCCTACCATCCCTCCTGGCCGCCGCCGCGCTACTTCCGCTCAGTGGGCGATGACCTCTGGCGATTAGAGGCGCGCTTCCGCGCCTACGCAGGCGAGCGCTTCTACGGATTGGGCCAGCACCAACACGGCTTACTCAACCAGAAAGGCGCAGTCGTCGAGCTGCTTCAACAGAACGGCGAGGTCAGCATCCCCTTCTTGCTCAGCAGCCGTGGCTACGGCTTTCTGTGGAACAACCCGGCAGTGGGACGCGTTGAACTGGGCACCAACGGCACCCGTTGGACTGCCGAAGCAACGGCGCAACTCGACTATTGGATCACCGCCGGCGCCACCCCCGCCGAGATCGTGCGCAACTACACCGCGGTGACGGGTCGCGCACCGATGCTGCCGGAATTCGCATCCGGCTTCTGGCAGTGCAAGCTGCGCTATCGCACCCAGGATGAGCTGCTCCGCGTCGCCCGTGGCTACAAAGAGCGTGGCTTGCCGCTTTCGGTCATCGTGATTGATTTCTTTCACTGGACCAAATACGGCGACTGGCGGTTCGACCCGAACTGCTGGCCCGACCCCGCCGGCATGGTGCGCGAGCTGGAACAGATGGGGGTGAAGACGATGGTGAGCGTTTGGCCGGCGCTCAACCCTGACAGCGAGAATTTCCAGCGCGCCATGCGCGCCGGATGGCTGCTGCGCACCCTGCGCGGCCAACCTGCCCACATGAACTTCCGCGACCAATACACCGATGCCCGCGTGTACCTCGCCTACTACGACGCCACCCACCCTGAAGCACGTCGTTTCATCTGGGAGCAGGTCAAACAAGGCTACTACGATCACGGCATCAAGGTGTACTGGCTGGATGCCTGCGAGCCGGAAATGTATCCGGTGCAATACGACAACCTGCGCTACTACGTCGGCGATGGGCGCGCGGTGGCCAACCTCTACCCCCTCTGCCACGCGCAGGCCTTCTATGAAGGGATGCGCGCACAAAACGAAACCGACATCATCTTCTTGGCGCGCTCCGCATGGGCCGGCAGTCAACGCTACGGCGCCGCCGTGTGGAGCGGCGACATTCAATCCACCTGGGACGCCCTGCAAGCCCAGGTGCGCGCCGGGCTGAACATCGGCCTCAGCGGCATCCCGTGGTGGACGACCGACATCGGCGGTTTCTACGGCGGCGACGTGACATCCGACTACTTCCGCGAGCTGATCGTGCGCTGGTTTCAGTATGGGGCGTTTTGCCCGCTCTTTCGGCTTCACGGTTACCGCCTGCCCTACAGCGACATCACCGCCAGCGGCGGCCCGAACGAAGTGTGGGAGTTCGGCGAGCGCGCCTACCGCATCGTCCGCGACGTGATGTTCATGCGCGAGCGACTGCGCCCATACGTGATGCGCCTGATGCGCGAGGCCCACGAACACGGCGACCCGCCCATGCGCCCGCTGTTCTACGACTTTCCGGCAGACGCCGACGCCTGGGCCGTGGAGGATGCTTACATGTTCGGCCCCGATCTACTGGTCGCGCCGGTGCTGCATCCCAGCACCGCGCAGCGCGAGGTGTATCTGCCGGACGGCGCGCACTGGACCGACGCTTGGAACGGCCAAACGTTCGCCGGCGGCCAAGCGGTCCGCGTTGACGCGCCGCTGGAGCGCATTCCGCTTTTCCTGCGCGACGATGCCCGCTTACCCATCCGGACGTGA
- a CDS encoding galactonate dehydratase, which produces MKITAIKTCVVNAEMRNWVFVKVETDQPGLFGWGEASLEWKTRAVVGAIEDFAPMLIGEDPQRIEFLYQKMYRQSFWRVGVIGLSAISGIEQALWDIRGKMLGVPVYQLLGGRVRDKVRMYTHLGGGDMRAVYETQYSADPQPFIDLALEVVARGYTAVKVLITPPTETLNSIAAYRYAERMMAAIREAVGEGVDIMIDCHGRHSVANAIEFCRVLAPYRPLFIEEPVPPENVDALAEVRRASPVPIATGERRVTRFEFRELFEKQACHVIQPDLCHCGGLWEAKKIAAMAEAYYIGVAPHNPLGPVANAAALHFALSTPNFLIQEDMLTDVPWRFDVVKHTLRTENGYWLPTDAPGLGIEVDEEAAKKHPFKQEIIHATTVRAHDGAILDW; this is translated from the coding sequence ATGAAAATCACCGCCATCAAAACCTGCGTGGTCAACGCCGAGATGCGCAACTGGGTATTCGTCAAAGTGGAGACCGATCAGCCTGGCCTCTTCGGTTGGGGCGAAGCGTCGCTAGAATGGAAGACGCGCGCGGTCGTCGGCGCCATTGAAGACTTCGCCCCGATGCTGATCGGCGAGGACCCCCAGCGCATCGAGTTCCTCTATCAGAAGATGTATCGCCAGAGCTTCTGGCGCGTCGGCGTGATCGGCCTGAGCGCGATCAGCGGGATCGAGCAGGCTTTGTGGGACATTCGCGGCAAGATGCTCGGCGTGCCGGTCTATCAACTGTTGGGTGGCCGGGTGCGCGACAAGGTGCGCATGTACACCCACCTCGGCGGCGGGGACATGCGCGCCGTGTATGAAACACAATACAGCGCCGACCCCCAACCGTTCATAGACCTGGCCCTGGAAGTCGTAGCGCGCGGCTACACTGCCGTGAAAGTGCTGATCACGCCGCCAACCGAGACGCTCAATAGCATCGCTGCATATCGCTACGCCGAGCGCATGATGGCCGCCATCCGCGAAGCCGTGGGCGAAGGGGTGGACATCATGATTGACTGCCACGGCCGGCACAGCGTGGCCAACGCCATCGAGTTCTGCCGCGTGCTCGCACCGTATCGTCCCCTTTTCATCGAGGAGCCGGTGCCGCCGGAGAACGTGGATGCCTTGGCCGAGGTGCGCCGCGCATCACCCGTGCCCATCGCCACCGGCGAGCGGCGCGTGACGCGCTTCGAGTTCCGCGAGCTGTTCGAGAAGCAAGCGTGCCACGTGATCCAGCCCGACTTGTGCCACTGCGGTGGGCTGTGGGAAGCCAAGAAGATCGCCGCGATGGCTGAGGCGTATTACATCGGCGTCGCGCCGCATAACCCGCTCGGGCCGGTGGCAAACGCTGCAGCGTTGCATTTCGCGCTCAGCACACCGAACTTCCTGATTCAAGAAGACATGCTCACCGATGTGCCATGGCGGTTCGACGTGGTGAAGCATACGCTCAGGACGGAGAACGGTTACTGGCTGCCCACCGACGCACCGGGCCTTGGCATTGAGGTTGATGAAGAAGCGGCTAAGAAACATCCGTTCAAGCAGGAGATCATCCACGCGACCACCGTGCGCGCACACGACGGCGCAATCCTGGACTGGTAG